In Pyrus communis chromosome 1, drPyrComm1.1, whole genome shotgun sequence, the following are encoded in one genomic region:
- the LOC137710620 gene encoding protein NRT1/ PTR FAMILY 5.10-like has product MAASPRQSPEPDDQTPLLDDVVDGAVDHKGRPVHRSRSGGWRSARFIIGVEVAERFAYYGIGSNLITFLTGPLGQSTVTAAENVNIWSGTASLLPLLGAFVADSFLGRYRTIVFASLLYILGLGLLTLSAMLSSSEIQVIFFFFSLYLVAVAQGGHKPCVQAFGADQFDVSDPEECKAKSSFFNWWYFGLCAGTSVTLILLTYIQDNLSWGLGFGIPCIAMVFALLLFLLGTRTYRYSIKGDEESPFVRIGRVFVAALRNWRTSPSAVTSEEESRGILPHESSEQFKFLNKALLAPDDLKENRKVCTIVDVEDAKAVLRLFPIWVTCLAYAVVFAQYSTFFTKQGATMDRTIVPGFNVPAASLQTFISFAIVIFLPIYDRIFVPIARSVTGKPAGITMLQRIGTGMVLSIILMVIAALVEMKRLKTAKDYGLLDTPSATVPMSIWWLVPQYLLAGIADVFTMVGLQEFFYDQVPNELRSVGLALYLSIFGVGSFLSSFLISVIDDITSLAGESSWFSSNLNRAHLDYFYWLLGGISLVQLVIYLYFAKSYIYKSHAL; this is encoded by the exons ATGGCTGCTTCTCCCCGCCAATCCCCGGAGCCGGACGACCAAACCCCACTGCTAGACGACGTCGTCGACGGCGCCGTTGACCACAAAGGCCGCCCCGTTCACAGATCCAGATCCGGCGGCTGGCGTTCCGCTAGGTTCATAATCG GGGTGGAGGTGGCGGAGAGGTTTGCTTACTATGGAATCGGCTCCAACCTTATCACGTTTCTGACGGGGCCTTTGGGGCAGTCCACCGTCACTGCGGCTGAGAATGTCAACATATGGTCCGGAACGGCGTCGTTGCTCCCTTTACTCGGAGCCTTTGTCGCTGATTCTTTCCTTGGACGCTACCGCACTATTGTTTTTGCTTCCCTACTCTACATTTTG GGACTTGGCTTGTTGACCCTGTCAgccatgctttcttcttctgaGATCCAagtaatattcttcttcttctccctgTATCTAGTAGCTGTTGCACAAGGCGGACACAAGCCTTGTGTTCAGGCATTTGGAGCTGATCAGTTTGATGTCTCAGATCCAGAGGAGTGCAAAGCCAAAAGCTCATTCTTCAATTGGTGGTATTTTGGGTTGTGTGCAGGTACGTCCGTGACGCTTATCCTATTGACCTACATACAGGACAATCTGAGTTGGGGTCTGGGTTTCGGAATTCCTTGTATTGCAATGGTCTTTGCACTGTTACTTTTCTTGCTTGGAACTAGAACTTATCGGTACAGCATTAAAGGGGATGAAGAAAGTCCTTTTGTAAGAATTGGAAGGGTGTTTGTTGCTGCTTTAAGGAACTGGCGAACTTCTCCCTCAGCAGTAACTTCTGAAGAGGAATCTCGCGGAATCTTGCCTCACGAGAGTTCTGAACAATTCAA GTTTCTCAACAAAGCCTTGCTTGCACCGGATGATTTGAAGGAAAACAGAAAGGTGTGTACCATCGTTGACGTTGAAGACGCAAAGGCTGTTCTTAGGCTTTTTCCAATATGGGTTACATGCTTGGCATATGCGGTTGTGTTTGCACAGTACTCCACTTTCTTCACCAAGCAAGGTGCCACCATGGATAGAACTATTGTGCCTGGCTTCAATGTACCAGCCGCTTCACTTCAGACTTTCATCAGCTTTGCCATTGTCATCTTCCTTCCCATTTACGATCGCATTTTTGTTCCAATTGCTAGATCTGTCACGGGGAAACCCGCTGGAATTACAATGCTGCAAAGAATTGGAACAGGGATGGTcttatctattattttgatggtaATTGCAGCTCTAGTTGAGATGAAGAGGCTCAAAACTGCCAAAGATTATGGTCTGCTTGATACGCCAAGTGCCACGGTTCCAATGAGCATCTGGTGGTTGGTTCCTCAGTACTTATTGGCCGGAATAGCTGATGTGTTCACAATGGTCGGTCTGCAAGAGTTTTTTTATGATCAGGTGCCAAATGAACTAAGGAGTGTAGGACTCGCCCTCTATCTCAGCATCTTCGGCGTGGGAAGCTTCCTAAGTAGCTTTCTTATTTCCGTCATCGATGACATAACCAGTTTAGCAGGCGAAAGTAGCTGGTTTTCGAGTAATCTTAACCGTGCACATCTTGATTACTTCTATTGGCTGCTTGGTGGAATCAGTTTGGTACAATTGGTTATCTACCTCTACTTTGCAAAATCGTACATTTATAAATCCCACGCCTTGTAA